A part of Desulfomicrobium baculatum DSM 4028 genomic DNA contains:
- a CDS encoding PAS domain-containing protein: MNIPDANDGPSGLAAVHMSIEDLLSFMNDFPALLWRIEIAKSRIEFLNNNYIVSNGLDGKLLLKNIQYQRDVVIPEDAYLLGAFMDSVKKGKTAATIFRARCTENRIAWLKITGATNSWDPRYYYGFLLNVTDTVEQIKAILDKDVNIESLVGDTGNAVLVLDYDSRKVLCVNAAACDLFEMNRGELLNLTLGDLYRESMKTAVENMLEQVLLLRKWNGKLDFYQSGKRSFFTAETVVRHMSCGGKRLLRVEFANPKIGRERSRPRRLFSDDSRRVRLIHDLSAVKDDIEAIMRVAFESALVSEKYDAIMVSDVHVRKNQVFVYYAGNQPMPLEQGHRFAYSGTIAEDINRFELSHLTVDDTQESIKPIDWALFVPQGIRSYFAKPFFSRGTLRTVLIVCSRKPHAFSGVTVGDFEDFLDPINDVVKMWRQSGRR; this comes from the coding sequence ATGAACATCCCAGACGCCAATGACGGTCCCTCCGGGCTGGCCGCCGTGCATATGTCCATTGAGGACCTTTTAAGCTTCATGAACGATTTCCCGGCGCTGCTCTGGCGTATCGAAATCGCCAAATCCCGCATTGAGTTCCTGAACAACAACTACATTGTCTCCAACGGCCTGGACGGGAAGCTGCTGCTGAAAAATATTCAGTACCAGCGGGACGTCGTCATTCCGGAGGATGCCTACCTGCTTGGCGCCTTCATGGATTCCGTGAAAAAGGGAAAGACGGCGGCCACGATTTTTCGCGCGCGGTGCACGGAGAACAGGATCGCCTGGCTCAAGATCACCGGCGCGACAAATTCCTGGGATCCCCGCTATTACTACGGTTTTCTTCTCAATGTGACCGACACTGTGGAGCAGATCAAGGCCATTCTGGACAAGGACGTCAATATCGAGTCCCTGGTCGGCGACACGGGCAACGCGGTTCTGGTTTTGGACTATGATTCGCGCAAGGTCCTGTGCGTGAACGCCGCGGCATGCGATCTGTTCGAGATGAACCGCGGGGAGTTGCTCAACTTGACACTGGGCGATCTGTACCGAGAATCCATGAAGACGGCCGTGGAGAACATGCTGGAGCAGGTTCTACTGCTGCGCAAATGGAACGGAAAGCTGGATTTTTACCAGAGCGGCAAACGTAGTTTTTTCACAGCGGAAACAGTGGTCCGGCATATGTCCTGCGGCGGCAAGCGCCTCCTGCGGGTAGAGTTTGCCAACCCCAAGATCGGCCGGGAGAGATCGCGACCGCGCCGTCTTTTTTCCGACGACTCGCGCCGGGTGCGTTTGATCCATGACTTGTCCGCAGTCAAGGATGATATTGAGGCCATCATGCGGGTGGCCTTCGAGTCCGCGCTTGTTTCAGAAAAGTACGATGCGATCATGGTTTCCGACGTGCATGTGCGCAAGAACCAGGTCTTTGTGTACTACGCCGGAAATCAGCCCATGCCGCTAGAACAGGGGCACCGGTTCGCCTATTCCGGGACCATCGCCGAGGACATCAACCGCTTCGAGCTCTCCCACCTGACCGTGGACGACACGCAGGAGAGCATCAAACCCATCGACTGGGCGCTTTTTGTGCCCCAAGGCATTCGCTCCTACTTCGCCAAGCCCTTCTTCAGCCGCGGCACCCTGCGCACCGTCCTGATCGTGTGTTCGCGCAAACCCCACGCTTTTTCCGGAGTCACTGTCGGCGATTTCGAGGATTTTCTGGACCCGATCAACGACGTCGTCAAAATGTGGCGGCAGTCCGGGCGACGCTGA
- a CDS encoding FadR/GntR family transcriptional regulator: protein MMEDHGSLLSQLELVVLERGLQPGDKLPPERELAGQMLVSRNTLRGLLRSLEAQGLVTIKPGSGTFLRTRLAGIAHLHRSSHQAVADRIKAAFIFLPPILSKALQTISEPKLKNLQACNIALSQAMCDGDPCRVWAEIALFLRLIAQETGNSFLVKTVEQMFSVEVSFVEHYFQTDRDILEDIFAGHVNILQALRERNAGRISALTGQYLLSICRALEAGNEFSVWDPVAHRAQEGDAYEQ from the coding sequence ATGATGGAAGACCATGGAAGCTTGCTCAGTCAGCTTGAGCTGGTTGTTCTTGAAAGGGGATTGCAGCCTGGCGACAAACTGCCACCCGAAAGAGAACTTGCCGGACAAATGCTCGTCAGCCGCAACACGCTGCGCGGTCTTTTGCGTTCTCTTGAAGCCCAGGGCCTAGTCACTATCAAGCCGGGCAGCGGCACGTTCCTGCGCACTAGGCTGGCCGGGATTGCCCACCTCCACCGCTCGTCGCACCAGGCCGTGGCCGATAGAATCAAGGCCGCGTTTATATTCCTGCCACCGATTCTCAGCAAAGCCCTGCAAACTATTTCCGAGCCGAAACTCAAAAATCTGCAGGCCTGCAACATCGCGCTCAGTCAGGCGATGTGCGACGGGGACCCGTGCCGGGTTTGGGCGGAGATCGCCCTTTTCCTGCGTCTCATCGCCCAGGAGACCGGCAACTCTTTTCTGGTCAAGACCGTGGAACAAATGTTCAGCGTCGAGGTGTCCTTTGTTGAGCACTACTTCCAAACCGACCGCGATATCCTCGAGGATATCTTTGCCGGGCATGTCAACATCCTGCAGGCGCTACGGGAGCGAAACGCCGGCAGGATCTCCGCGCTGACCGGACAATATCTTCTGAGCATCTGCCGGGCTCTGGAGGCGGGCAACGAATTTTCCGTCTGGGATCCCGTCGCGCACAGGGCACAGGAAGGGGATGCATATGAGCAGTGA
- a CDS encoding MBL fold metallo-hydrolase produces the protein MSNDQNTFSRRNFFKGAAMGTLGGTILAMGAYSYSPWRKAFFSSAERKMVDIGVCKNIKVTNISETSWFSNADLMGDIKGAGGLLVNQYSYNWPPFADGTGLGKGSYESGIAKIKHLLPHDLEEAWAITEKLSVHPENAGGFACLIEVEEMDGTQHKYLLDSGWSYKWMDECFKREGIDEMLKNREIEALFISHEHFDHYWGVPVTYKYDPTITTYIPDGFYKEGLQYLKDAGHQGKVVTVKAGLQHVSPGFASYVFGVPIICRVYGEQSLYFNIKDVGLVSVTGCCHQGIIQFAEAAYKEIRYENDQLHGIYGGLHISPFEDWDPKYDDLVLSLGKYGFQKIGCNHCTGILCAKKFVEAGYPVVKGTARFGSKDAVYLGNGDKIGFGVDV, from the coding sequence ATGAGCAACGATCAGAACACGTTCAGCCGACGCAACTTCTTCAAGGGAGCCGCAATGGGGACGCTGGGCGGGACCATTCTCGCCATGGGCGCCTATTCGTACAGCCCGTGGCGCAAGGCTTTTTTCTCCAGCGCGGAGCGCAAGATGGTCGATATCGGAGTGTGCAAGAACATCAAGGTGACGAACATTTCCGAGACAAGCTGGTTCAGCAACGCCGACCTCATGGGCGACATCAAGGGGGCGGGCGGACTGTTGGTCAACCAGTACAGCTACAACTGGCCGCCTTTCGCCGACGGCACGGGCCTCGGTAAGGGCAGCTACGAGTCCGGTATCGCCAAGATAAAGCATCTCTTGCCCCATGACCTCGAAGAGGCCTGGGCCATCACCGAGAAGCTTTCGGTGCACCCCGAGAACGCCGGCGGCTTCGCCTGTCTCATTGAGGTCGAGGAAATGGACGGGACCCAGCACAAATACCTGCTCGACAGCGGTTGGTCCTACAAGTGGATGGACGAATGCTTCAAGCGCGAGGGCATCGACGAGATGCTCAAGAATCGGGAAATCGAGGCCCTGTTCATTTCGCATGAGCATTTCGATCATTACTGGGGCGTTCCGGTCACGTACAAGTACGATCCGACCATCACCACCTACATTCCCGACGGCTTCTACAAGGAAGGCCTGCAGTACCTGAAGGACGCAGGGCACCAGGGCAAGGTGGTTACCGTCAAGGCCGGTCTTCAGCACGTCTCTCCGGGCTTCGCCTCCTACGTCTTCGGCGTCCCGATCATTTGCCGCGTCTACGGCGAGCAGTCCCTGTACTTCAATATCAAGGATGTCGGCCTCGTCAGCGTGACCGGGTGTTGCCACCAGGGTATCATCCAGTTTGCGGAGGCCGCCTACAAGGAAATCCGGTACGAAAACGACCAGCTGCACGGGATTTACGGAGGCCTGCACATCTCGCCCTTTGAAGACTGGGACCCGAAGTACGATGATCTGGTCCTTTCCTTGGGTAAATATGGTTTCCAGAAAATCGGGTGCAACCATTGCACCGGCATCCTCTGCGCCAAGAAGTTCGTCGAGGCCGGATATCCGGTGGTCAAAGGGACGGCCCGCTTCGGCTCCAAGGACGCCGTTTATCTCGGCAACGGCGACAAGATCGGTTTTGGCGTAGACGTCTAA